One window of the Flavobacteriaceae bacterium YJPT1-3 genome contains the following:
- a CDS encoding alpha/beta fold hydrolase, whose amino-acid sequence MLHTASIPQFRTLSGTTRDFELTYRLFGPPLGSAPVVLVNHALTGNSQVSGDRGWWNALIGPDRVIDTKYFTVLAMDIPGNGHDGKSEHLIHNYKSFAVRDIALLQCKLLEQLEIKRLYAAIGGSLGGNLVWELAAIRPELIEHIIPVATDWKATDWLLANCLIQDQLLNNSSRPIADARMHAMTFYRTAASFKKKFHRTINRELGIFNIESWLLHHGRRLEERFQLASYKLMNHLLTTTDITQDGRSFEEVVAPITGTLHLVSVDTDQFFLANEIQHTYETLKELAKPVTYHEIQSIHGHDAFLIEFDQLNEALTPVFNPVLCP is encoded by the coding sequence ATGTTACACACGGCATCCATACCACAATTCAGAACGCTGAGCGGGACGACTCGAGATTTTGAGTTGACCTATCGACTGTTCGGTCCTCCACTGGGGAGTGCGCCAGTAGTTTTGGTCAATCATGCCCTGACGGGCAATTCACAGGTTTCCGGTGATCGGGGCTGGTGGAATGCCCTGATCGGGCCTGATCGGGTGATCGATACGAAGTATTTTACCGTATTGGCTATGGACATTCCCGGAAATGGACACGATGGGAAGTCGGAACATTTGATTCATAATTACAAATCATTCGCTGTACGCGATATCGCGTTGCTGCAGTGTAAGTTGTTGGAGCAGCTGGAGATAAAGCGACTGTATGCTGCTATTGGAGGTAGCCTGGGCGGGAACCTGGTTTGGGAACTAGCCGCCATTCGCCCGGAATTGATCGAGCATATCATTCCGGTAGCGACCGACTGGAAAGCGACTGATTGGCTGTTGGCCAATTGCCTGATTCAGGATCAATTGCTCAACAATTCCAGTCGACCCATCGCTGATGCACGTATGCACGCCATGACCTTTTACCGGACCGCAGCATCCTTCAAAAAGAAATTTCATCGCACCATCAACCGGGAACTAGGCATATTCAACATTGAAAGTTGGCTGTTACATCATGGAAGACGCTTAGAAGAACGCTTTCAACTGGCTTCTTATAAATTGATGAATCACTTGTTGACCACTACCGATATCACCCAGGATGGACGCTCCTTTGAAGAAGTTGTGGCTCCAATCACAGGAACCCTGCATTTGGTTAGTGTAGATACAGATCAGTTTTTTCTGGCCAACGAGATTCAGCATACCTATGAAACCCTAAAAGAGTTGGCGAAACCCGTCACCTATCACGAAATTCAATCCATTCATGGGCACGATGCGTTTTTGATAGAGTTTGATCAGTTAAATGAAGCCTTAACACCTGTTTTCAATCCAGTATTATGCCCGTAA
- a CDS encoding aspartate kinase translates to MPVNLVLFGVGQVGSTLIQQLQQLAPERSPFRLVFIGNSTCALFDVQGIGTNWSSRLDQEGVPYTREEVITFANTIGTRNTLSEQESSHWIAIDATASDEIIEDYIPLIEAGFHWVSANKKANTASLEFYKKLRSALREHSKSYFYETNVGAGLPVIDTIQRLHQSGESIQKIRGVFSGSLSFLFNKFSSEDKSFSEIVLEADALGLTEPDAREDLSGKDVARKLLILARELGLQSELEEVEVQSLVPKALNGQTTLQEFKHSIWQLDQELHQSKSTLGPEEVLRHVGELDVRQGTLKVQLVKEPKHTALGQTRGADAIFEIYATSYGELPLVIQGAGAGAAVTARGVLQDALRITEKVL, encoded by the coding sequence ATGCCCGTAAACCTTGTATTATTTGGAGTGGGGCAGGTAGGAAGCACTTTAATTCAGCAACTGCAACAGTTGGCCCCTGAAAGATCGCCCTTCCGTTTGGTTTTTATAGGCAACTCTACCTGCGCCCTGTTTGATGTACAGGGTATAGGAACCAACTGGAGTTCCAGGCTGGATCAGGAAGGCGTGCCTTACACCCGGGAAGAGGTGATCACCTTTGCGAATACCATTGGAACAAGAAATACATTGAGTGAACAGGAATCGAGCCATTGGATCGCCATCGATGCCACGGCAAGTGATGAAATTATAGAGGACTATATTCCTCTGATTGAAGCCGGGTTTCACTGGGTATCTGCCAACAAAAAGGCGAACACCGCATCGCTGGAATTCTATAAAAAATTGCGTTCCGCTTTGCGCGAGCACAGCAAGAGTTACTTCTATGAAACTAATGTAGGTGCCGGCCTCCCAGTAATTGATACCATTCAACGGTTGCATCAGAGCGGGGAATCCATCCAGAAGATCAGAGGTGTTTTTTCCGGCTCGCTCAGTTTTTTGTTTAATAAGTTCTCCTCAGAAGACAAATCCTTTTCAGAAATCGTTTTGGAGGCTGATGCCCTGGGACTTACCGAGCCGGATGCGCGGGAAGATTTATCGGGTAAGGATGTAGCACGTAAATTATTGATTTTAGCACGCGAACTTGGCCTGCAAAGCGAGTTGGAGGAAGTAGAAGTGCAGTCTTTGGTGCCCAAAGCGCTGAACGGTCAGACCACCTTGCAGGAGTTTAAACACAGTATCTGGCAATTAGACCAGGAGTTGCATCAGAGCAAATCAACATTGGGCCCGGAAGAAGTGCTTCGTCATGTGGGCGAACTGGATGTGCGTCAGGGAACCCTCAAGGTGCAATTGGTCAAAGAACCAAAACATACGGCTTTGGGTCAAACCCGAGGGGCTGATGCGATTTTTGAGATCTATGCCACTTCCTATGGAGAGCTGCCCTTGGTCATACAGGGTGCCGGAGCCGGAGCCGCGGTGACCGCCCGGGGAGTATTGCAGGACGCGCTGAGGATAACCGAAAAAGTATTGTAA
- a CDS encoding O-acetylhomoserine aminocarboxypropyltransferase/cysteine synthase, translating into MSHSKFATKALHAGHDTTQHGGTRAVPIYQSTSYVFNDADHAANLFNLTEPGFIYTRINNPTNDVLEQRLAALEGGIAAVVTASGTAAINTALLTLLKAGDHIVASSSLYGGTWNLLSVTLPRFGITTTFVDPSDPENFQKAAQENTRAFFIESLGNPKLDVLDIQGISAFAKAHKVPLIVDNTVATPALLNPIEHGANIVIHSLTKYINGNGTALGGVIIDAGTFDWANGKFPEFTEPSPGYHGLVYHEALEEAAFIAKVRIEGLRDHGAALSPFNAFQILQGLETLEIRIKKHSENALALAQWLQQQEEVNWVNYPGLDSSPYKALADQYLPQGQSGIVTFGVKGGFESAKTIADETKVFSLLANIGDTKSLIIHPASTTHQQLDDQAQESTGVTKDLIRLSVGLEDLADLKADLKEAFAKIDKRVLV; encoded by the coding sequence ATGAGTCATTCAAAATTTGCGACCAAGGCACTACATGCCGGTCACGACACCACACAACACGGAGGTACACGCGCAGTTCCCATCTACCAATCCACCTCTTATGTGTTCAACGATGCCGATCATGCGGCCAATTTGTTCAATCTCACCGAGCCGGGCTTTATCTATACGCGGATAAATAATCCGACTAATGATGTGCTGGAGCAACGGCTCGCGGCCTTAGAAGGGGGGATCGCCGCGGTGGTCACAGCCTCTGGAACGGCAGCGATCAATACAGCATTGCTGACCCTGCTCAAGGCCGGAGATCATATCGTAGCCTCGAGTAGCCTGTACGGCGGCACCTGGAATTTATTGAGTGTAACCCTCCCGAGGTTTGGGATCACGACCACCTTTGTCGATCCTTCAGATCCGGAGAATTTCCAGAAGGCAGCTCAAGAGAATACCCGTGCTTTCTTTATTGAATCGCTGGGTAATCCTAAACTGGATGTGCTCGATATTCAGGGAATATCCGCTTTCGCGAAAGCGCACAAAGTGCCCTTAATTGTCGACAATACAGTGGCCACTCCAGCCTTACTGAATCCTATCGAACACGGAGCCAATATCGTCATACACTCCCTGACCAAATACATCAACGGGAACGGAACGGCACTGGGTGGCGTGATCATTGATGCTGGAACTTTTGATTGGGCCAATGGGAAATTTCCGGAATTTACCGAACCATCTCCGGGTTATCACGGACTGGTCTATCACGAAGCCTTGGAAGAGGCCGCCTTTATCGCCAAGGTCCGTATCGAAGGACTGCGTGACCATGGGGCTGCCTTGAGTCCGTTTAACGCCTTCCAGATTCTACAGGGACTGGAAACGCTGGAGATTCGTATCAAAAAGCACAGTGAGAATGCCCTAGCCCTGGCTCAATGGCTACAGCAACAAGAGGAAGTCAACTGGGTGAACTATCCGGGACTGGATTCGAGTCCGTATAAAGCGCTGGCGGATCAATACCTGCCTCAAGGGCAAAGCGGAATCGTCACTTTTGGCGTCAAGGGCGGTTTTGAAAGTGCAAAAACCATTGCCGATGAAACCAAAGTGTTTTCCCTGCTAGCCAATATTGGAGACACCAAATCGCTCATTATCCATCCGGCCAGCACTACCCATCAGCAATTGGACGATCAAGCGCAGGAGTCGACAGGTGTGACCAAAGATCTGATCCGCCTCTCGGTGGGTCTGGAAGATCTCGCCGATCTCAAGGCTGATTTAAAAGAAGCCTTCGCCAAAATTGATAAACGCGTCTTGGTCTAA
- a CDS encoding OsmC family protein translates to MQVQLKRKNDDYLFEAQGANPVQVYIDNKMDVSPQGASPMELLLMAVGGCNAIDIVSILKKQRQQIGSYRAVVTGERHEVGKARPFKSIHVAVHLQGEIDPEKARKAAQMSFEEYCSVSFTLIEAVQITYEVELNGVQVI, encoded by the coding sequence ATGCAAGTACAGTTAAAACGCAAGAACGACGATTATTTATTCGAAGCGCAAGGAGCTAATCCTGTTCAAGTCTATATCGACAATAAAATGGATGTTAGTCCGCAAGGGGCCAGTCCCATGGAATTATTGTTGATGGCTGTAGGGGGATGCAATGCCATTGATATTGTCAGCATTCTAAAAAAGCAAAGGCAGCAAATTGGTTCGTATCGCGCTGTGGTTACCGGAGAGCGGCATGAAGTAGGCAAGGCCAGACCATTCAAATCCATTCATGTCGCTGTACATCTGCAGGGGGAGATAGATCCTGAAAAAGCACGTAAAGCAGCACAAATGAGCTTTGAAGAATATTGCTCTGTTTCTTTTACTTTAATTGAAGCCGTTCAAATCACCTACGAAGTGGAATTGAACGGGGTGCAAGTTATATGA
- the metK gene encoding methionine adenosyltransferase: protein MPYLFTSESVSEGHPDKVADQISDALLDNFLAFDPESKVACETLVTTGQVVLAGEVKSGTYLDVQQIARDVINDIGYTKGAYQFSGDSCGVISLIHEQSQDINQGVDRANKEDQGAGDQGMMFGYATDETENFMPLGIDISHRLLIELAQLRRENMEITYLRPDAKAQVTIEYSDDNVPQRIVAIVISTQHDPFDEDEAMLKKIKEDLIGILIPRVISKLPENQARLFNDKITYHINPTGKFVIGGPHGDTGLTGRKIIVDTYGGKGAHGGGAFSGKDPSKVDRSAAYAARHIAKNLVASGVASELLVQVSYAIGVVEPTSIYVDTFGTSNVDLNDGAIAEKVKELFDLRPAAIEQRLKLRNPIYRETSAYGHMGKESRTVTKIFESPYSGKVKKEVELFTWEKLDYVDQIKKAFDL from the coding sequence ATGCCCTATTTATTTACTTCAGAAAGTGTCTCTGAAGGACATCCGGATAAAGTTGCCGATCAGATCAGTGACGCCTTACTCGATAATTTTTTAGCCTTTGACCCGGAGTCGAAGGTCGCCTGCGAGACCCTGGTCACTACCGGACAGGTAGTTTTAGCCGGGGAGGTGAAGTCGGGTACCTATCTCGACGTACAGCAAATTGCCCGCGATGTCATCAATGATATCGGCTATACCAAAGGTGCCTATCAATTCAGCGGAGATTCCTGCGGAGTCATTTCCTTGATTCACGAGCAATCGCAGGATATCAATCAAGGGGTAGACCGGGCTAATAAAGAAGATCAAGGGGCCGGGGATCAGGGAATGATGTTTGGCTATGCCACCGACGAAACGGAGAACTTTATGCCTTTGGGCATTGATATTTCCCATCGTCTTTTGATTGAACTGGCTCAACTGCGTCGAGAAAACATGGAAATCACCTACCTCCGTCCCGATGCCAAAGCACAAGTGACCATTGAATACAGTGATGACAATGTTCCTCAGCGTATTGTGGCTATCGTGATCTCTACCCAGCACGATCCCTTTGACGAAGACGAGGCGATGTTGAAAAAAATCAAGGAAGATCTGATTGGGATCTTAATTCCAAGAGTGATCAGTAAACTTCCCGAAAATCAAGCTCGACTTTTTAATGATAAGATTACCTATCACATCAATCCCACCGGAAAGTTTGTGATTGGAGGACCTCATGGGGATACCGGACTGACCGGAAGAAAAATCATTGTGGACACCTATGGAGGTAAAGGCGCTCATGGTGGTGGCGCATTCTCCGGGAAAGACCCCAGCAAGGTAGACCGAAGTGCGGCTTACGCTGCTCGTCATATTGCCAAAAATCTAGTGGCTTCCGGCGTAGCCAGCGAGCTCCTGGTACAGGTATCCTATGCGATTGGAGTAGTTGAGCCTACTTCCATATATGTAGATACTTTTGGAACTTCGAATGTGGATCTAAATGACGGAGCCATTGCTGAGAAAGTAAAAGAGCTGTTCGATCTTCGGCCTGCTGCCATCGAGCAGCGTCTGAAACTTCGCAATCCCATCTATCGAGAAACCTCGGCTTACGGACACATGGGTAAAGAAAGCAGGACAGTAACTAAGATATTCGAAAGCCCTTACTCCGGTAAAGTCAAAAAAGAAGTCGAATTATTTACCTGGGAAAAACTAGATTATGTAGATCAGATCAAAAAGGCATTTGATCTCTAA
- a CDS encoding Rrf2 family transcriptional regulator yields MLSRKTKYGIKALSHLARLQSEERVPIGTIAQEENIPHKFLESILLSLRKAGFLGSKKGKSGGYYLLQKPEEIKMVEVMRVLEGPVAMVPCVSLNFYERCHDCPDEEACSVHALMLQVRDSTLQVLNHTTLDQLSSADPAKASPKN; encoded by the coding sequence ATGTTATCCCGAAAAACAAAATACGGCATTAAAGCGCTAAGTCACTTGGCGCGTTTACAATCGGAAGAGCGCGTTCCCATTGGTACAATCGCTCAGGAAGAGAATATTCCTCATAAATTTTTAGAAAGTATTTTATTGAGCTTGCGGAAAGCAGGATTCCTGGGTTCTAAAAAAGGAAAGTCGGGAGGCTACTATCTACTTCAAAAACCGGAAGAGATCAAAATGGTAGAGGTCATGCGTGTGCTAGAAGGACCCGTGGCCATGGTACCCTGTGTCAGTCTCAACTTCTACGAGCGTTGCCATGATTGTCCTGATGAGGAGGCTTGTTCGGTACATGCCCTAATGCTACAGGTGCGCGACAGTACCCTACAGGTATTGAATCATACCACGCTGGATCAACTGAGTTCTGCAGATCCT